The following nucleotide sequence is from Bdellovibrionota bacterium.
CAACGAATTTGCCCTTCCTATTATTACGCGGGACGTATTCCAATGAATGGGGCGGCCAGGATGTCGCAACGCAACGGATTAAGGCAAAAACTTCTTGAGTTTCAATTATTTATCTGTTCTTGTTTATGGCACAAAGGCTGCTCTTCATTCCTTCACCTGGGAGATGTCATGACGGACAGCGATGACTCAACAAAACTCGAGAGACGGCGGTCCATTCGAAGAAAAGAGCCGGTGCTGGTGCGCTTCGAAGGGGACAATTTTTCGATCTATTCGCGAGCGATGGACATCAGCGCCGAAGGAGCGTTCCTGGCGACGCATTATCTGCTCGACCCGGGCACACCGATTCAGGTTCATTTCGTTGAACCCGCCGGCCAGGCATCCGT
It contains:
- a CDS encoding PilZ domain-containing protein, with the protein product MTDSDDSTKLERRRSIRRKEPVLVRFEGDNFSIYSRAMDISAEGAFLATHYLLDPGTPIQVHFVEPAGQASVASARVVRITSRTVERGEICIGLGVEFVEKDPTTVE